One Schistocerca nitens isolate TAMUIC-IGC-003100 chromosome 1, iqSchNite1.1, whole genome shotgun sequence DNA segment encodes these proteins:
- the LOC126201268 gene encoding uncharacterized protein LOC126201268 isoform X1 — MYIKGGNYLFILVSKMSWVNQYLSTGNHGSIQYDGGVLYPGPEEDIEMAERIPLTNVNRSRSSNDIRTVQREDAANRIRYGENPAYDDLDTSGETVEFERVPETRPEESNLGVRRRRPNRPRNRGRGHPSADTATASETVPLLSQSVTDGAAISTAGVTTSGQIAIAAGATTAAAAGAAYGVKKLVERVQTKGYTLPGSDYVGPGNPINIDAPRSGADAIAKEHDVGYDNLLKEARERPFTEEEFRQRVQRLDAKAIIDFAIDWSHTRNWHSFVGKYGLKLKTAVEQRIGKALYPQQPNAEKTDHDRPSTSGSASGTSSVDEHHVDEEVSHSEEDEDEEGPEEPQQHSEPQRLVPYSDSDEGMSSPMQVDSGKRQAAAGQSGGSKKKKNVNRHCSTIC, encoded by the exons atgtatataaaaggcggcaattatttatttattttagtcagcaaaatgtcttgggtaaatcagtatttaagtacgggcaaccatggctctatacaatacgacggaggtgttttatatccgggaccagaggaagacattgaaatggcggaaagaattccattaacaaatgttaatcgttcacgtagcagtaatgatattcgaacagtgcaaagagaagatgctgctaatcgtatacggtatggagaaaatccagcatacgacgatttggatacgagtggcgaaacagttgaatttgaacgtGTGCCAGAAACAAGGCCAGAAGAAAGTAATCTGGGAGTGCGGCGGCGCCGCCCAAATAGACCACGAAATCGTGGCCGAGGCCACCCGAGTGCAGATACAGCAACCGCTAGCGAAACAGTGCCCTTGTTATCTCagagtgtcacggacggggccgcaattagcacagctggtgttacgacttcagggcagatagcgatagcggctggcgcgacgactgctgccgccgcaggtgctgcttacggcgttaaaaaactagttgaacgtgtacagacgaaaggatatactttacctggtagtgattacgtaggacctggaaatcctataaatatagacgcaccgCGCAGTGGAGCAGATGCCATTGCTAAAGAGCACGACGTTGGATACGATAATTTGCTAAAGGAAGCAAGGgaacgaccatttacagaagaaGAATTTAGACAAAGAGTTCAACGATTGGATGCAAAAGCTATAATTGATTTTGCAATTGACTGGAGTCATACACGAAATTGGCATTCATTTGTGGGAAAGTACGGACTGAaattgaagacagctgttgaacAACGTATCGGAAAAGCTTTGTACCCGCAACAACCGAATGCCGAAAAAACAg ATCACGACCGCCCATCAACATCTGGTTCAGCCTCTGGAACAAGTTCTGTAGACGAACATCACGTTGACGAAGAAGTATCACatagcgaagaagacgaagacgaagaaggaccagaagaaccacaacaacattctgaaccacaacgtttagtaccatactctgacagtgacgaaggtatgagttcgccaatgcaggtagattcaggtaaacgacaggctgcagcaggtcaatctggtggatctaagaaaaaaaaaaacgttaacaggcactgcagcaccatctgctaa
- the LOC126201268 gene encoding uncharacterized protein LOC126201268 isoform X2, producing MYIKGGNYLFILVSKMSWVNQYLSTGNHGSIQYDGGVLYPGPEEDIEMAERIPLTNVNRSRSSNDIRTVQREDAANRIRYGENPAYDDLDTSGETVEFERVPETRPEESNLGVRRRRPNRPRNRGRGHPSADTATASETVPLLSQSVTDGAAISTAGVTTSGQIAIAAGATTAAAAGAAYGVKKLVERVQTKGYTLPGSDYVGPGNPINIDAPRSGADAIAKEHDVGYDNLLKEARERPFTEEEFRQRVQRLDAKAIIDFAIDWSHTRNWHSFVGKYGLKLKTAVEQRIGKALYPQQPNAEKTEL from the exons atgtatataaaaggcggcaattatttatttattttagtcagcaaaatgtcttgggtaaatcagtatttaagtacgggcaaccatggctctatacaatacgacggaggtgttttatatccgggaccagaggaagacattgaaatggcggaaagaattccattaacaaatgttaatcgttcacgtagcagtaatgatattcgaacagtgcaaagagaagatgctgctaatcgtatacggtatggagaaaatccagcatacgacgatttggatacgagtggcgaaacagttgaatttgaacgtGTGCCAGAAACAAGGCCAGAAGAAAGTAATCTGGGAGTGCGGCGGCGCCGCCCAAATAGACCACGAAATCGTGGCCGAGGCCACCCGAGTGCAGATACAGCAACCGCTAGCGAAACAGTGCCCTTGTTATCTCagagtgtcacggacggggccgcaattagcacagctggtgttacgacttcagggcagatagcgatagcggctggcgcgacgactgctgccgccgcaggtgctgcttacggcgttaaaaaactagttgaacgtgtacagacgaaaggatatactttacctggtagtgattacgtaggacctggaaatcctataaatatagacgcaccgCGCAGTGGAGCAGATGCCATTGCTAAAGAGCACGACGTTGGATACGATAATTTGCTAAAGGAAGCAAGGgaacgaccatttacagaagaaGAATTTAGACAAAGAGTTCAACGATTGGATGCAAAAGCTATAATTGATTTTGCAATTGACTGGAGTCATACACGAAATTGGCATTCATTTGTGGGAAAGTACGGACTGAaattgaagacagctgttgaacAACGTATCGGAAAAGCTTTGTACCCGCAACAACCGAATGCCGAAAAAACAg aattatga